One window of Salmo salar chromosome ssa11, Ssal_v3.1, whole genome shotgun sequence genomic DNA carries:
- the bola3 gene encoding BolA-like protein 3, with the protein MLSISRFLQKNQAVLVSRQLQRTRSSQTDGETRIAHILKEKFPSATSLKVVDISGGCGAMYEVHIESNEFKGKRTVQQHQLVNQALKEEIQGMHGLRIFTDVPRE; encoded by the exons ATGCTCTCTATTTCCAGATTTCTTCAAAAAAATCAA GCTGTTTTGGTTTCTAGACAGTTGCAGAGGACTCGGTCTTCTCAGACCGATGGAGAGACCCGAATTGCACACATTCTCAAAGAGAAGTTTCCATCGGCCACGTCTCTAAAAGTTGTGGACATATCAG GTGGCTGTGGTGCCATGTATGAAGTCCATATAGAATCCAATGAATTTAAAGGGAAAAGAACTGTTCAACAACACCAACTAGTCAACCAG GCTCTCAAGGAGGAGATCCAAGGAATGCATGGACTACGAATATTCACAGATGTTCCTCGAGAGTAG